A window of the Chionomys nivalis chromosome 25, mChiNiv1.1, whole genome shotgun sequence genome harbors these coding sequences:
- the Rap1b gene encoding ras-related protein Rap-1b — MREYKLVVLGSGGVGKSALTVQFVQGIFVEKYDPTIEDSYRKQVEVDAQQCMLEILDTAGTEQFTAMRDLYMKNGQGFALVYSITAQSTFNDLQDLREQILRVKDTDDVPMILVGNKCDLEDERVVGKEQGQNLARQWNNCAFLESSAKSKINVNEIFYDLVRQINRKTPVPGKARKKSSCQLL; from the exons ATGCGTGAATATAAGCTCGTCGTTCTTGGCTCAGGAGGTGTTGGAAAGTCAGCTCTG actgTACAGTTTGTTCAAGGAATTTTTGTTGAAAAATATGATCCTACGATAGAAGATTCTTATAGAAAG CAAGTTGAAGTAGATGCACAGCAGTGTATGCTTGAAATCCTGGACACAGCAGGAACG GAACAATTTACAGCAATGAGAGATTTGTACATGAAGAATGGCCAGGGCTTCGCTTTGGTTTACTCGATCACGGCGCAGTCCACGTTTAATGACTTACAAGACCTGAGAGAGCAGATTCTTCGGGTTAAAGACACTGACGAT GTTCCGATGATTCTTGTGGGCAATAAATGTGACTTGGAAGACGAAAGAGTTGTAGGGAAGGAACAAGGTCAAAACCTAGCAAGACAATGGAACAACTGTGCATTCTTAGAATCTTctgcaaaatcaaaaataaacgtTAATGAG ATCTTTTATGACCTAGTGCGGCAAATTAACAGAAAAACTCCAGTGCCTGGCAAGGCCCGCAAAAAGTCGTCATGCCAGCTGCTTTAA